One genomic window of Halovivax cerinus includes the following:
- a CDS encoding winged helix-turn-helix domain-containing protein — protein MKLRQPTDFLILEALEDEGRNVATNLASHTGKSRKNINTRLPVLEDYGLVDKIGPAKRSGLYEITPLGKSALVHQDEYDDVADFEALITGPEAGSPATNEGAPQASFARGDATDGTDEE, from the coding sequence ATGAAACTACGTCAACCAACTGACTTCCTCATCCTCGAAGCGCTCGAGGACGAAGGTCGCAACGTGGCGACGAACCTCGCCTCCCACACCGGAAAGAGCCGAAAGAACATCAACACCCGACTGCCCGTCCTCGAGGACTACGGGCTCGTAGACAAAATCGGTCCGGCGAAGCGATCGGGCCTGTACGAGATCACGCCCCTCGGCAAGAGCGCACTCGTCCACCAGGACGAGTACGACGACGTCGCCGACTTCGAGGCGCTGATCACCGGCCCAGAAGCTGGCTCCCCGGCAACGAACGAGGGAGCTCCGCAGGCCAGTTTCGCCAGAGGAGACGCGACCGACGGCACCGACGAGGAGTAA
- a CDS encoding MTH865 family protein, with protein MANEDELREQFTDAFEGASYPISSPMDLVPALPNGPATKFESGDFSMTAMELNSKTAGSADFPYDSVDELVDDLIEGLKEDDHI; from the coding sequence ATGGCAAACGAAGACGAACTCCGCGAGCAGTTCACCGACGCCTTCGAGGGCGCATCGTACCCGATCTCCAGCCCGATGGATCTCGTCCCGGCACTCCCGAACGGGCCTGCCACGAAGTTCGAATCAGGTGACTTCTCGATGACCGCGATGGAATTGAACTCGAAAACCGCAGGGAGTGCGGACTTCCCCTACGACTCCGTCGACGAACTGGTCGACGATCTCATCGAGGGACTCAAAGAAGACGACCACATCTAG
- a CDS encoding cobyric acid synthase encodes MTDTILVAGTASHVGKSTLTTGLCRLLADRGYDVAPFKAQNMSTNARVVLVGPTTGDSPTGSGDPEPTSAPTVAADRPTPQWGEIGVSQFVQAKAARTTPTTDANPVLLKPRGDGESQLVVDGQPAGHVRSDAYYEAHWENARAAALDAHRRLARTADVIVAEGAGSIAEINLHDRDLANVETARFADASIVICVDIERGGAFASLYGTLALLPDDVRDRVVGAAITKFRGDPSLLTPGIRTIEARCGVPILGVVPYEDFDLPAEDSLGLPDSSTGERRGADDGVPEADSVTVGVPRLPHLSNAADVEALVDVPGVRVEYVPITAANRDRLAAADGIVLPGTKNAVDDCLELRRAGFGDVVRSFDGPIVGICGGYQVLGRRLLGAHHEGTGDASTLDGLGVLPVETRFAPDKRVCRRRVTVDGCGPIAGATGEATGYEIHAGTTTVLEPVPEPVEPGSAVCESVLGTYLHGLFANPSIRSAFVDAVYRGVDGERPRSDRSTGGTTDDAIDRVATVVDRSLTLSPILGELAPPG; translated from the coding sequence ATGACGGATACCATCCTCGTCGCCGGGACCGCGAGCCACGTCGGTAAATCGACGCTCACGACGGGCCTCTGTCGGTTGCTCGCCGACCGCGGATACGACGTCGCCCCATTCAAGGCTCAGAACATGAGTACCAACGCGCGGGTCGTCCTCGTCGGGCCGACGACGGGCGATTCGCCGACAGGCTCTGGCGATCCGGAGCCGACGTCAGCTCCGACCGTCGCGGCCGATCGTCCGACTCCCCAATGGGGCGAGATCGGCGTCTCACAGTTCGTGCAGGCGAAGGCGGCTCGTACGACGCCGACGACTGACGCGAATCCCGTACTGCTCAAACCGCGTGGCGACGGGGAGAGTCAACTCGTCGTCGATGGGCAGCCCGCTGGTCACGTTCGGTCCGACGCCTATTACGAGGCACACTGGGAAAACGCCCGAGCGGCGGCCCTCGACGCACACCGGCGACTGGCCCGAACGGCGGACGTGATCGTCGCAGAAGGGGCTGGAAGTATCGCCGAAATTAACTTACACGATCGGGATCTCGCCAACGTGGAGACGGCGCGATTCGCAGACGCCTCGATCGTGATCTGTGTCGATATCGAACGCGGCGGTGCGTTCGCCAGCCTCTATGGCACGCTCGCGTTACTCCCCGACGACGTCCGCGACCGTGTCGTGGGGGCGGCTATCACGAAGTTCCGCGGCGATCCGTCACTGCTCACGCCTGGAATCCGGACGATCGAGGCACGCTGTGGCGTCCCCATTCTGGGCGTGGTCCCCTACGAAGACTTCGACCTGCCGGCGGAAGACAGCCTCGGCCTGCCGGATTCGTCGACGGGCGAACGACGGGGTGCCGACGACGGCGTCCCCGAGGCCGATAGCGTCACCGTCGGCGTTCCCCGATTGCCCCACCTCTCGAACGCCGCGGATGTCGAGGCACTGGTCGATGTTCCCGGCGTTCGGGTCGAGTACGTACCGATCACCGCGGCGAATCGTGACCGGCTCGCTGCCGCCGACGGGATCGTGCTCCCGGGAACGAAAAACGCCGTCGACGACTGCCTGGAACTTCGTCGCGCTGGATTCGGAGACGTCGTCCGTTCGTTCGACGGGCCGATCGTCGGTATCTGTGGCGGGTACCAGGTGCTGGGTCGGCGGCTGCTCGGAGCGCACCACGAGGGAACCGGCGACGCGTCCACGCTCGACGGCCTCGGCGTCCTGCCGGTCGAGACGCGTTTCGCACCCGACAAGCGTGTCTGCCGTCGGCGAGTGACCGTCGACGGCTGCGGTCCGATCGCCGGCGCGACCGGTGAGGCGACTGGGTACGAGATACACGCAGGAACGACGACCGTACTCGAACCCGTCCCTGAACCGGTCGAACCCGGGAGTGCGGTGTGTGAGTCGGTCCTCGGAACGTACCTTCACGGGTTGTTCGCGAACCCGTCGATCAGATCGGCGTTCGTCGACGCAGTGTACCGAGGAGTCGACGGAGAGCGCCCACGATCCGATCGGTCGACGGGTGGGACGACCGACGATGCCATCGATCGCGTCGCGACCGTCGTCGATCGCTCGCTCACGCTCTCACCCATTCTCGGAGAACTCGCTCCACCAGGGTGA
- a CDS encoding ABC transporter ATP-binding protein, translated as MSVIRVRDVSKSFAGVDAVSGMSFDVDHGELFGFLGPNGAGKTTTIKLLTGQLRPDAGAVTVNGTDPSVDPIETRRRVGILPEGGTPPSFFTPREFFTYVGGIRGLDDEVVDERIDRWAGRLGLQDRLETINADLSRGQQQKVMIAQAFLHEPDVVFIDEPLANLDPLVQERVKRQLTAYVEDGNTAFLSTHNIDVAEEMCTRVGIVADGRIVAERDVGSTDEPLLDVFLSTVEDVQPRDVPTAP; from the coding sequence ATGAGTGTAATTCGAGTCAGGGACGTTTCGAAGTCGTTCGCCGGTGTCGACGCCGTCTCCGGGATGAGCTTCGACGTCGACCACGGCGAACTGTTCGGCTTTCTGGGGCCGAACGGGGCGGGGAAGACCACGACCATCAAACTGCTGACCGGACAGCTTCGCCCCGACGCGGGGGCCGTCACGGTGAACGGGACTGATCCGTCCGTCGATCCCATCGAGACCCGTCGACGAGTGGGTATCCTCCCCGAAGGCGGGACACCGCCGAGTTTCTTCACTCCACGAGAGTTCTTCACGTACGTCGGCGGAATTCGAGGCCTGGACGACGAGGTAGTCGACGAGCGCATCGATCGGTGGGCGGGTCGGCTCGGACTTCAGGACCGTCTGGAGACGATCAACGCGGACCTCTCGCGCGGGCAACAACAGAAGGTCATGATCGCGCAGGCATTCCTGCACGAGCCGGACGTCGTGTTCATCGACGAACCGCTGGCGAACCTCGATCCGCTCGTCCAGGAGCGGGTCAAACGGCAACTGACCGCCTACGTCGAGGACGGGAACACGGCGTTCCTCTCGACGCACAACATAGACGTCGCCGAGGAAATGTGTACACGCGTCGGGATCGTAGCGGACGGGCGCATCGTCGCCGAACGAGACGTCGGATCGACCGACGAACCGCTGCTGGACGTCTTCCTCTCGACGGTCGAAGACGTACAGCCGCGGGACGTTCCGACGGCACCATGA
- a CDS encoding cob(I)yrinic acid a,c-diamide adenosyltransferase, with the protein MPVDESTESLHENTPGKGRTPVAQSIDPTAPGEFGLVQVWWGDGKGKTTATLGMGMRAVGHGYRVHVLQFMKGGAASVEAVRGEYNAIETLPGFSFENLGHYGWHGMADGSDEADHEAQARAGLERARDLLEASHGADLSAPLPLDGGPDDGVHMLILDEILYAAETGLVDEAEVCDLVESKPDGLELVLSGGHERPDYLTELADLVTNVRKERHPIDDGQRARKGTEY; encoded by the coding sequence ATGCCCGTCGACGAATCAACGGAGTCCCTCCACGAGAACACACCTGGAAAGGGCCGCACGCCGGTCGCCCAGTCGATCGACCCGACGGCCCCCGGAGAGTTCGGCCTGGTACAGGTCTGGTGGGGCGACGGCAAGGGAAAGACGACTGCGACGCTCGGCATGGGAATGCGCGCGGTCGGCCACGGCTATCGGGTGCACGTCCTCCAGTTCATGAAAGGCGGTGCGGCGAGCGTCGAGGCCGTCCGCGGCGAGTACAACGCCATCGAGACGCTTCCGGGCTTCAGTTTCGAGAACCTCGGCCACTACGGCTGGCACGGTATGGCCGACGGCAGCGACGAGGCCGACCACGAGGCCCAGGCGCGAGCCGGGCTCGAACGCGCCCGGGACCTACTCGAAGCGTCGCACGGGGCCGATCTGTCGGCGCCACTGCCCCTCGACGGCGGGCCAGACGACGGCGTGCACATGCTGATACTGGACGAGATCCTCTACGCGGCCGAAACGGGTCTGGTCGACGAGGCCGAGGTGTGTGATCTCGTCGAATCGAAACCCGACGGGCTAGAGCTCGTACTCTCGGGCGGTCACGAACGGCCAGACTACCTGACAGAGCTGGCCGACCTGGTCACGAACGTCCGCAAGGAACGCCACCCGATCGACGACGGGCAGCGGGCCAGGAAGGGAACCGAGTACTGA
- a CDS encoding metal ABC transporter permease, producing MSESTQSETDAESIDDPSESRRARGDSTIGPTAHAEGRKPPTRREQTAGESTTGIGLIQRIGLAVTVAFALVLTGFVVSHWLRAYPLLGDVAAQYVYAGQHVDRLLGTNVFRHPVMWQSVATAVLIGIVAPLVGVFLVHREMALIGETLAHTAFAGVAVGLLLGATTDWQASLLLSALVVGIGGALAVQWLAEQTDAYGDVPIAIMLTGSFAVGTLVISYGRGLTAVNVEEYLFGNLAFVTGDGARLMVVLTIFVVIGIASAYKQLQFITFDEQAARVARLNVRGYNALLVVMTAVVVVGAMQVLGVILVAGMLVIPVAAATQLAESFRETVSLSILFGQAAVIGGYALAISQSLPPGGSIIVVGIACYLIAVLRGTTASPTGR from the coding sequence ATGAGTGAATCCACGCAATCTGAAACAGACGCCGAGTCAATAGACGATCCGTCAGAATCGAGACGGGCTCGCGGTGACTCGACGATCGGTCCGACCGCTCACGCGGAGGGACGGAAGCCACCGACGCGACGAGAACAGACAGCAGGTGAGTCCACCACCGGTATCGGTCTCATCCAGCGAATCGGACTCGCTGTCACGGTCGCTTTCGCGCTCGTCCTGACCGGGTTCGTCGTCTCCCACTGGCTCCGAGCCTATCCGCTACTGGGGGATGTGGCCGCACAGTACGTCTACGCTGGCCAGCACGTGGACCGCCTGCTCGGGACGAACGTCTTTCGACACCCGGTCATGTGGCAGTCGGTCGCCACGGCGGTCCTGATCGGGATCGTCGCCCCGCTCGTGGGCGTCTTTCTCGTCCATCGGGAGATGGCGCTCATCGGTGAAACCCTCGCGCACACCGCGTTCGCCGGCGTTGCGGTCGGGCTCTTGCTCGGTGCGACGACCGACTGGCAGGCGTCGTTGCTCCTCTCTGCCCTAGTCGTCGGAATCGGTGGGGCGCTGGCGGTGCAGTGGTTGGCCGAGCAAACCGATGCGTACGGCGACGTACCGATCGCTATCATGCTCACCGGGAGCTTCGCCGTCGGAACGCTCGTCATCAGCTACGGACGCGGACTGACGGCCGTGAACGTCGAGGAGTATCTCTTCGGTAACCTCGCCTTCGTGACCGGCGATGGTGCCCGTCTGATGGTCGTGCTGACGATCTTCGTGGTCATCGGTATCGCGTCGGCGTACAAGCAGCTTCAGTTCATCACGTTCGACGAACAGGCCGCTCGCGTGGCCAGGCTGAACGTCCGCGGGTACAACGCCTTGCTCGTCGTGATGACCGCGGTCGTCGTCGTTGGTGCGATGCAGGTCCTCGGGGTGATCCTCGTGGCAGGGATGCTCGTCATCCCGGTCGCCGCCGCGACGCAACTCGCAGAGAGCTTTCGGGAAACGGTCTCCCTGTCGATCCTGTTCGGTCAGGCGGCTGTCATCGGCGGGTACGCCCTCGCGATCTCACAGTCGCTGCCGCCCGGCGGCTCGATCATCGTCGTCGGTATCGCCTGCTACCTGATCGCCGTCCTCCGCGGAACGACGGCGTCACCGACGGGCCGGTGA
- a CDS encoding metal ABC transporter ATP-binding protein → MTDVVRLENVTLSYGEQPAVADVTLTVGDGEFLGLIGPNGSGKTTLLHVMLGLLEPDSGVVELFGESVSSFDQGERIGYVSQRATGRAETMPVTVREVVRMGRFARAGHSRLSEEDRAAVDAALATVDIDNLAARQIGTLSGGQTQRAYIARALASEADLLALDEPTVGVDAESRDAFYQLLESLNERGITIVLIEHDIGVVTDRADHIACLNTQLYHYGDTESFVESDALADAYGASGRVVRHHH, encoded by the coding sequence GTGACTGACGTCGTGCGCCTGGAGAACGTGACCCTCTCCTACGGCGAGCAACCTGCCGTTGCGGACGTGACGCTTACTGTCGGCGACGGCGAGTTCCTCGGTTTGATCGGCCCGAACGGCTCCGGAAAGACGACGCTGTTACACGTGATGCTCGGACTGCTCGAACCGGATTCGGGTGTTGTCGAACTGTTCGGCGAGTCCGTCTCGTCGTTCGATCAGGGGGAGCGAATTGGCTACGTGTCCCAGAGGGCGACCGGTCGGGCGGAGACGATGCCCGTCACCGTCCGTGAAGTTGTCCGGATGGGGCGGTTCGCACGCGCTGGCCACTCACGCCTCTCTGAAGAAGACCGAGCCGCGGTCGACGCCGCACTCGCAACCGTCGACATCGACAACCTAGCTGCACGCCAGATCGGTACGCTCTCGGGTGGACAAACGCAGCGGGCCTATATCGCTCGCGCACTCGCCTCCGAGGCAGATCTGCTCGCGCTGGACGAACCGACGGTTGGCGTCGACGCGGAGTCACGCGACGCGTTCTACCAGCTCCTGGAATCACTGAACGAGCGCGGCATCACGATCGTCCTGATCGAACACGACATCGGCGTCGTCACGGATCGAGCCGACCACATCGCCTGTCTCAACACACAGCTGTATCACTACGGAGACACCGAATCGTTCGTCGAGAGCGACGCCCTCGCCGACGCCTACGGTGCGTCGGGGCGAGTAGTCAGGCACCACCACTGA
- a CDS encoding metal ABC transporter substrate-binding protein, which yields MDRSRRSFLSIGAGVGATAVAGCLSDSDLQGSEGGYAAFFTLQDWANTVGGDHITFETPIDVGDMGHGWSPSSDLITELGTARAFIYIDSPAFSWAQDAADVIERDYDDVTLVDAFDDLDLLETDHEITHDDEHDHNEGDDHHQDGDEHDHDEGDDHHQDGDEHDHDEGDDHHQDEDEHDHGQYDPHAWIDPVRATEMVETIADGLARIEPDHEETFRENAAAYTDQLDDLDRQFRTLVSDFDGPIGVLASHDSFRYLQDRYGFVLHTPTEISPDQSPSQSEIAETIEFVDSNGIETVLYDRFESDRLARTIVENSDATSRVAVSPAAGTTETWVEKDWGYVDQMAEINVPALDVALVSRD from the coding sequence ATGGACCGTTCACGACGATCGTTCCTCTCGATCGGTGCCGGAGTGGGAGCAACTGCCGTCGCGGGTTGTCTCTCCGATTCCGACTTACAGGGTTCGGAAGGAGGATACGCGGCGTTTTTCACCCTCCAGGACTGGGCGAATACTGTCGGTGGCGACCACATCACGTTCGAAACGCCGATCGACGTCGGTGACATGGGACACGGCTGGAGTCCGAGTTCGGACCTCATTACGGAACTCGGAACCGCACGGGCGTTCATCTACATCGATTCGCCGGCATTCTCGTGGGCGCAGGATGCGGCCGACGTGATCGAACGTGACTACGACGACGTGACCCTCGTAGACGCGTTCGACGATCTCGATCTTCTAGAAACGGATCACGAGATCACTCACGATGACGAACACGATCACAACGAGGGAGACGATCACCACCAAGACGGGGACGAACACGATCACGACGAGGGAGACGATCACCACCAAGACGGGGACGAACACGATCACGACGAAGGAGACGATCATCACCAGGACGAGGACGAACACGATCACGGCCAGTACGACCCCCACGCCTGGATAGATCCGGTCAGGGCCACGGAGATGGTCGAAACGATCGCCGACGGACTCGCGCGTATCGAACCCGACCACGAGGAGACGTTCCGGGAGAATGCCGCGGCATACACCGACCAATTGGACGACCTAGACCGGCAGTTCCGGACGCTGGTCTCGGATTTCGACGGGCCGATCGGCGTCCTCGCAAGTCACGATTCGTTCCGGTATCTGCAGGACCGGTACGGGTTCGTCTTGCACACGCCGACGGAAATCTCCCCCGACCAGTCACCAAGTCAGTCGGAGATCGCGGAGACGATCGAGTTCGTCGATTCGAACGGGATCGAGACGGTTCTGTACGATCGATTCGAATCGGACAGACTGGCCCGGACGATCGTCGAGAACAGCGATGCGACGTCGAGAGTAGCTGTCTCGCCGGCCGCTGGGACGACCGAAACCTGGGTCGAGAAGGACTGGGGCTACGTCGACCAGATGGCGGAAATAAACGTCCCTGCCCTCGATGTGGCACTGGTGAGCCGTGACTGA
- a CDS encoding YbaK/EbsC family protein yields MHERAADFRERALNRYDIDPDVVEFPDGTKTAADAADAIGCSVAQIASSLVFEVDESLVVCVTSGANRVDEGALGDHFDVRESAVEMADPDHVRETIGWAIGGVPPLCHETTVPVVLDRTLLEFDEVWAAAGTPSAVFPIDPARLRSLSDATPIEVAAPS; encoded by the coding sequence ATGCACGAACGGGCAGCGGACTTTCGCGAGCGCGCACTGAACCGGTACGACATCGATCCCGACGTCGTCGAGTTTCCTGACGGGACGAAGACGGCCGCCGACGCGGCCGACGCGATCGGGTGTTCGGTGGCGCAGATCGCCAGTTCGCTCGTGTTCGAGGTGGACGAATCACTCGTCGTCTGCGTGACGAGCGGCGCGAATCGCGTCGACGAAGGGGCCCTCGGGGACCACTTCGACGTCCGGGAGAGCGCGGTCGAGATGGCGGACCCGGATCACGTCCGCGAGACCATCGGCTGGGCGATCGGGGGCGTTCCTCCTCTCTGTCACGAGACGACCGTTCCAGTCGTCCTCGATCGAACGTTGCTGGAGTTCGACGAGGTTTGGGCTGCCGCGGGAACGCCGTCGGCCGTCTTTCCGATAGATCCCGCGCGGCTCCGATCGCTTTCGGATGCCACTCCGATCGAGGTCGCCGCTCCATCGTGA
- the thiM gene encoding hydroxyethylthiazole kinase, whose amino-acid sequence MPESSPIDTGDLSDALTALEAGSPLVQHLTNRVTMNDVAQVTLHWGGLPVMSDTPGDAEEMVHGASAVLLNIGTASPQEVETMAAVGAAANELDVPVVFDPVGVGATPTRDEYAEQLLSTVDFTAIKGNYGEVSALAGVEADVAGVESVGEYEEIADTARALADSTGATVVASGVTDVLATTDEVFEIAAGHERMGQIVGTGCVLGATIATFAGVVDDAAEAALAGTIAFGLAGEQATSTDHDGPESYRVAFLDTIASMEPDAVAEFDLDGRIERAT is encoded by the coding sequence ATGCCTGAGTCGTCACCGATCGACACCGGTGATCTCTCGGACGCGCTGACCGCGCTCGAGGCCGGATCGCCGCTCGTCCAGCACCTCACCAACCGGGTCACGATGAACGACGTCGCGCAGGTCACGCTCCACTGGGGTGGTCTCCCTGTGATGTCCGACACACCTGGCGACGCCGAGGAGATGGTCCACGGTGCGAGCGCCGTCCTCTTGAACATCGGGACCGCCTCGCCGCAGGAGGTCGAGACGATGGCGGCCGTTGGAGCGGCGGCGAACGAACTCGACGTGCCGGTCGTCTTCGATCCGGTCGGCGTCGGCGCGACGCCGACCCGCGACGAGTACGCCGAGCAGTTGCTCTCTACCGTAGACTTCACGGCGATCAAGGGTAACTACGGCGAGGTGAGCGCCCTCGCCGGCGTCGAAGCGGACGTCGCCGGCGTGGAGTCGGTCGGCGAGTACGAGGAGATCGCAGACACCGCCCGGGCACTCGCGGACTCGACCGGCGCGACCGTCGTCGCCTCGGGTGTGACCGACGTCCTGGCGACGACCGACGAGGTCTTCGAGATCGCTGCCGGCCACGAACGCATGGGACAGATCGTCGGCACCGGCTGCGTCCTGGGAGCGACGATCGCAACGTTCGCCGGTGTCGTCGACGACGCGGCGGAGGCCGCGCTCGCGGGCACGATCGCATTCGGGCTGGCCGGCGAGCAGGCGACATCGACAGACCACGACGGTCCCGAGAGCTATCGCGTCGCCTTCCTGGATACGATAGCCTCGATGGAGCCTGACGCTGTCGCCGAATTCGACCTCGACGGCCGGATCGAGCGGGCCACGTAA
- the thiE gene encoding thiamine phosphate synthase yields the protein MTPSNWRTYLVTQESLSEGRSTPDIVSSAIEGGIDAVQLREKNLPARERYELALELRDVTAAADVAFIVNDRIDLAMAADADGVHLGQSDVPVSVARDLLGPDAIVGCSAWRPEAAKRAEREGADYLGTGAVYGTSSKDVDAEKDGIGPDGIESVVDAVSIPVFGIGGITANNAAPVVDAGATGVAVISAITAADDPTAATHTLGEVVADA from the coding sequence GTGACTCCATCGAACTGGCGGACGTACCTGGTGACCCAGGAATCACTCTCTGAGGGGCGCTCGACTCCCGATATCGTCTCATCGGCGATCGAGGGCGGTATCGACGCGGTCCAGCTTCGCGAGAAGAATCTCCCCGCCCGTGAGCGGTACGAACTCGCGCTGGAACTGCGCGACGTGACGGCCGCGGCCGACGTGGCGTTCATCGTCAACGATCGGATCGATCTCGCGATGGCGGCAGACGCAGACGGCGTCCACCTCGGCCAGTCGGACGTTCCGGTGTCCGTGGCGAGGGACCTCCTCGGACCGGACGCCATCGTCGGGTGTTCGGCCTGGCGACCCGAAGCGGCGAAACGGGCGGAGCGAGAGGGTGCGGATTACCTCGGCACCGGGGCCGTCTACGGAACGTCCTCGAAGGACGTCGACGCCGAGAAGGACGGCATCGGTCCCGACGGGATCGAATCGGTCGTCGACGCCGTGTCGATCCCGGTGTTCGGCATCGGCGGAATCACGGCGAACAATGCGGCTCCCGTCGTCGACGCCGGCGCAACCGGCGTGGCCGTTATCAGCGCGATCACCGCGGCGGACGACCCGACCGCCGCGACCCACACCCTGGGGGAGGTGGTGGCGGATGCCTGA
- the dpsA gene encoding DNA starvation/stationary phase protection protein DpsA, protein MSTQKSVRQPADSIEENRLRLETDKAEQVVDALNTELANAYVLYHQLKKHHWVVEGAEFLQLHEFLEEAYEHVEEGADVIAERAQALGGVPVSGPDAQAERATVSFEGEDVYDLRTMFEHDLEMYGDIIESMRDSIELAENLGDYATGEILRDVLVHVEEDGHHFEHFLEDATLVVEAATH, encoded by the coding sequence ATGAGCACCCAGAAATCCGTCCGCCAACCGGCCGATTCGATCGAGGAGAACAGGCTCCGACTGGAGACGGACAAGGCGGAACAGGTGGTCGACGCGCTGAACACGGAACTGGCGAACGCGTACGTTCTCTACCACCAGCTCAAAAAGCACCACTGGGTCGTCGAAGGCGCCGAGTTCCTTCAGCTACACGAATTTCTCGAAGAGGCGTACGAACATGTCGAGGAAGGGGCCGACGTCATCGCCGAGCGCGCCCAGGCGTTGGGCGGCGTCCCCGTCTCCGGGCCCGACGCGCAGGCCGAGCGGGCCACCGTCTCCTTCGAGGGTGAGGACGTCTACGACCTGCGGACGATGTTCGAACACGATCTGGAGATGTACGGCGACATCATCGAATCCATGCGCGATTCGATCGAACTCGCCGAGAACCTCGGCGACTACGCAACCGGAGAGATACTCCGCGACGTCCTGGTGCACGTAGAGGAAGACGGCCATCACTTCGAGCACTTCCTCGAAGACGCGACGCTCGTTGTCGAAGCGGCGACCCACTGA
- the purM gene encoding phosphoribosylformylglycinamidine cyclo-ligase, with the protein MSDHDETGLTYAETGVDIEASEDATAALLSAFGSDLTTEYAGLLDIGDRYLALATDGVGTKLMVAEAIEEFSTIGIDCIAMNVNDLVAAGVEPVAFVDYLAIDEPDDDLTNEIGEGLAVGLERADLTLLGGETAVMPEVVTGFDLAGTCAGLAEKTDVLDGESDVGDALVGFPSNGIHSNGLTLAREAVTREHEYTDPFPPIPERTIGEELLRPTRIYTDLLPYVREYDVSAAAHVTGGGWTNLLRMGDRRYVVDDPLPAQPVFEFVQEEGTVSDAEMHRTFNMGTGFVLSVPDEQATDLAAETDGQVIGRVEEGDSVEIRGLSLS; encoded by the coding sequence ATGAGCGACCACGACGAGACGGGACTCACTTACGCGGAAACGGGGGTGGACATCGAGGCGAGCGAGGACGCCACGGCGGCGCTGCTGTCGGCGTTCGGGAGCGACCTCACGACGGAGTACGCGGGCCTCCTCGACATCGGCGATCGATACCTCGCACTCGCCACCGACGGCGTCGGGACCAAACTCATGGTCGCCGAGGCGATCGAGGAGTTCTCCACTATCGGCATCGACTGCATCGCGATGAACGTGAACGATCTCGTCGCGGCGGGTGTCGAACCGGTCGCGTTCGTCGATTACCTGGCGATCGACGAACCGGACGACGACCTCACGAACGAGATCGGAGAGGGACTCGCCGTCGGACTGGAGCGAGCCGACCTCACGCTGCTCGGCGGCGAGACGGCTGTCATGCCGGAGGTCGTGACCGGCTTCGACCTGGCGGGGACGTGCGCCGGTCTCGCGGAGAAGACCGACGTACTCGACGGCGAATCCGACGTCGGCGACGCACTCGTCGGGTTCCCCTCGAACGGGATCCACTCGAACGGTCTCACGCTCGCCCGCGAAGCCGTCACCCGCGAGCACGAGTACACCGACCCGTTCCCGCCGATCCCCGAACGCACGATCGGCGAGGAACTCCTCCGGCCGACCCGCATCTACACCGATCTCCTCCCGTACGTTCGCGAGTACGACGTCTCCGCCGCCGCGCACGTGACGGGTGGCGGCTGGACGAACCTCCTTCGAATGGGTGATCGGCGGTACGTCGTCGACGATCCGCTCCCGGCCCAGCCCGTCTTCGAGTTCGTCCAGGAGGAAGGCACCGTGAGCGACGCGGAGATGCACCGCACGTTCAACATGGGTACCGGATTCGTCCTCTCGGTGCCTGACGAGCAGGCCACAGACCTCGCAGCCGAGACCGACGGACAGGTGATCGGACGCGTCGAGGAGGGTGACTCCGTCGAGATTCGTGGCCTTTCGCTGTCCTGA